The genome window ACCTCCCGGTCCACGGGCAGGTCATAGAGGGTCTGGGGGGCGTCTATCTGCACCACCCGGCCCTCGCGCAGCATGACCACGGTGTCGGCGATGGCCAGGGCCTCGGTGTAGTCCGGCGTGGCCATCAGGAAGGTGCAGCCGCATTCGCGCTGCAAGCGCTTGAGCTCCGCGCGCAACTCGATGCGCAGCATGGCGTCCAGGCTGGAGAGGGGCTCGTCCAGCAGGAATAGCACCGGGGTGCGGATCAGCGCCCGCCCCAGGGCGATGCGCTGGCGTTCGCCGCCGCTCATGGTCTTTGGAAGCCGGTCCAGGGTGTGCGACACCTTGAGCTTGGCGGCCATCCCGGCCACCTTCTCTTTTATGACGTGCTTGGACTCCCCACGGATCACCAGCGGGCTGGCGATGTTCTCAAATCCGGTCTTGTCGGGATAGAGCGCCAGGTTGTCGAATATCATGGCGATGTTGCGGTCGCGCGGCTCCCATCCGCTCACGTCCTGGCCGTTGAGTGACACGGTACCCGCATCGGGCTTGTCCAGCCCGGCGATCATGCGCAGGGTGGTGGTCTTGCCCGCGCCCGCCGGTCCGAGGATGACGGTCAGGGAGGAGGCCGGGACGTGAAACTCCACGTCGCGCAGGGCCGGTTTTCCCCGGAAGCTCTTGCTCACGCCGCCCATGTGGAGCACGGACACGTCCAAAGGTTTCATCTCGCCGCTCATGCGCACACCCTCCCGGTGAAAAGATCGTCGATCCTGCGGCTGGTCTTGCCGCAGAAGAACACCAGGGCGTCGCTGTCCACCCAAAGGCCCACGGTTTCGCCCTCTGCCGGATGGCTCAGGGCCGGGGCCACCATCTTCAGGTTGACGGAGCCCACGGCCACCGTGAGGATCACCTCCGGCCCGCGCGTCTCCACCAGGAGCACCGTGCCGCGAAGCTCTGCCCCGCTCTCCGGGACCACGCGCAGCGACTCCGGCCTGATGCCAAGCGTGTAGCGGCTGTAGGGGCGCACCCCGGAGGCGCACTCCCCGTCCGCGACCCGCAGCGAGAAGCCGTCCTGGACGAAGCGCAGGCCCTCGCCCGAGGCCGCAAGTTCCCCCGAGATCAGGTTCATGGGCGGTGACCCCAGGAATCCGGCCACGAACACGTGGTCCGGCTTGTCGCAGATGAGCGCCGTCTTCTCCACCTGGAGGATCTTGCCCGAGCGCATCACCGCGATGCGGTCCGCCAGGGACAAAGCCTCGATCTGGTCGTGAGTCACGTAGATGATGGTCAGGCCGATCTCGCTCTGCAAGCGGCGCAGCTCGCGGCGCATGGCCAGCCGGGCCGCCGTCTCCAGGTTGGAGAGGGGCTCGTCCAGCAGCAGGATGGCAGGCTTGGTCACCAGGGTGCGCCCGATGGCCACCCGCTGGAGCTCGGACCCGCCCAGCTCCTTGGCCTTGGCGTCCAGGCGGTCGGACATGCCCAAAAGCTCGGCCACTTCGTCCACGGCGCGCTTGATTTCATGATCCGCGACCTTGCGCACCTCCAGGCCGAAGGCCAGATTCTGGCGCACGGTCATGGCCGTGAACACCGCGTAGTCCTGGAAGACCAAGCCGATGTTGCGCTGGCCCGGCGGGATGCCCACCACGGACTTGCCGTCGATCTGGATGTCGCCGGAGGTGGGGTTTTCCAGGCCGACGATCATGTTCAGGGTGGTGGACTTCCCGCAGCCGGAAGGCCCCAGCAGGGCGATGGTCTCGCCCGCCTCGATGCTCAGGTCGATGCCGTCCACCGCTGGCACGGACCCTTCGCCGTATTCCTTGCAGAGGGAAACCAGTTCCAATTTGGGCCTGTTCATTTCTTGATCGCTCCAAAGGTCATGCCGCGCGCAAGATGCGACTGGATGAGATAGCCCGCGAGAATGAGGGGGACCATGGCGAGCACGGCCAGGGCCGCCTGCACGCCGTAGAGCGTCCCCGCCGTGGCCGTTACGTACTTGGCCAGCTGCACCGGGATGGTGCTGACGTTGGAGTAGGACAACACCAGCGCGAACATGAACTCCGACCAGTTGAGGATGAAGATGAACAGGGTGGTGGCGAACAGCCCGCCCCGGATCAGGGGGATCGTCACGGTGAGGTGGGCCGCCAGGCGGGAGCGACCGTCGATCATGGCCGCTTCCTCGATCTCGCGCGGGAGATCCTCCACGAAGCTTTTGAGCATCCAGGTGGAGAACGGCAGCGTGGCCGCCACGTAAATGGCGATGATGCCCGTGTAGCTGTCTGTCAGCCCCACGTTGGAGAAGATAATCACGAAGGGCACGGCGATGGCCGCCGGGGGGAACATCCGGCCTGACAGGATGATAAGCGGGGTAGCCTTGCTGCCGCTGCCGTAGCGCGTGATGCCGATGGCTGAGAACAGCCCGATGAGCACCGACAGCGCCGTGGACACCACCGAGGCCAGCACGGAGCCGATAACGGACTTCGTGGCGGCCTGGCTTACGCCGCCTACGCCGTATTCGCGGATGGCGTCGGGGTTGAAGAGGGTCTGGAAGTTGATCAGCGTGGGCTCCGAGGGCAGCCAGATCGCTGGCGAGGCGTTCCAGTCGATGGGTGGCTTGATGGACGTCATGGCTATCCAGAACACCGGAAACAGCACCAGGACGAGCGCCGCGCCCATGACCACGGCCAGGGGGAAAGAGAGCTTCTTGGCGTGCATCAGCGTCCGCCCTCCAGAAGTTGGTCGCGGACCGGCGCGAGCAGCAGGTGCACCAGGGCGAGCGACCCCACCAGCACGATGAACGCGGCGGCCGCGCCGTAGGCCAGCTGGAAGTCGTTAAAGGCCAGCTTGTAGATGTAGAGGCTGATGGTCTCCGTGGAGGAGCCCGGCCCGCCCCTGGTCAGCATGTATACCTCGTCGAAGAGCTTGATGATCTCCATGGAGCGGATGACGAAGGCCACGATGATGACCGGCTTAATCATGGGCATCACCACCCGCCAGAACACCTGGCGTGGGTTCGCGCCCAGGATGACCGCCGCGCGCACCGGGTTTTCCGGCACGGAATTGAGCCCGGAGAGCAGGATCAGGAAGAACAGCGGGGTCCAGTGCCAGACCTCCGTGATGATGACCGCCAGAATGG of Fundidesulfovibrio putealis DSM 16056 contains these proteins:
- a CDS encoding ABC transporter ATP-binding protein; amino-acid sequence: MSGEMKPLDVSVLHMGGVSKSFRGKPALRDVEFHVPASSLTVILGPAGAGKTTTLRMIAGLDKPDAGTVSLNGQDVSGWEPRDRNIAMIFDNLALYPDKTGFENIASPLVIRGESKHVIKEKVAGMAAKLKVSHTLDRLPKTMSGGERQRIALGRALIRTPVLFLLDEPLSSLDAMLRIELRAELKRLQRECGCTFLMATPDYTEALAIADTVVMLREGRVVQIDAPQTLYDLPVDREVAQFVGAPQINLIRARIETLGHGVILAAGAVLPLPEHLKAGLSGSEPDFELGIRPENLALAANDSDAPIRAQVVDVEALGVKSVLTVRNDAAELRLVVESVRTLGMRAGQNVGVEIVNPSALLAFSLGTGRRITA
- a CDS encoding carbohydrate ABC transporter permease → MHAKKLSFPLAVVMGAALVLVLFPVFWIAMTSIKPPIDWNASPAIWLPSEPTLINFQTLFNPDAIREYGVGGVSQAATKSVIGSVLASVVSTALSVLIGLFSAIGITRYGSGSKATPLIILSGRMFPPAAIAVPFVIIFSNVGLTDSYTGIIAIYVAATLPFSTWMLKSFVEDLPREIEEAAMIDGRSRLAAHLTVTIPLIRGGLFATTLFIFILNWSEFMFALVLSYSNVSTIPVQLAKYVTATAGTLYGVQAALAVLAMVPLILAGYLIQSHLARGMTFGAIKK
- a CDS encoding ABC transporter ATP-binding protein, whose amino-acid sequence is MNRPKLELVSLCKEYGEGSVPAVDGIDLSIEAGETIALLGPSGCGKSTTLNMIVGLENPTSGDIQIDGKSVVGIPPGQRNIGLVFQDYAVFTAMTVRQNLAFGLEVRKVADHEIKRAVDEVAELLGMSDRLDAKAKELGGSELQRVAIGRTLVTKPAILLLDEPLSNLETAARLAMRRELRRLQSEIGLTIIYVTHDQIEALSLADRIAVMRSGKILQVEKTALICDKPDHVFVAGFLGSPPMNLISGELAASGEGLRFVQDGFSLRVADGECASGVRPYSRYTLGIRPESLRVVPESGAELRGTVLLVETRGPEVILTVAVGSVNLKMVAPALSHPAEGETVGLWVDSDALVFFCGKTSRRIDDLFTGRVCA